A window of Nitrospinaceae bacterium genomic DNA:
AGAAAAAATCGATCCCGGTTCGTTCTATTTCGAAATGCTTTACGGAGTCGGAAGGGACCTGCAAAAAACCTTATTGGGAAAAGGCTTCCAGGTGCGCATTTACACACCCTTTGGCGACGCCTGGCTCCCCTACACCTTAAGAAGGTTGATAGAAAAGAAAGAAAATATACTGTTCGTGATGAAAAATCTTTTCCGCGAAACGTTCGGACTTCGAAAAATTAAATAAAGTGGATGCCAACCAAAACGGCACATTGAAAATCACGCTTCTGACCACCTCCTTTCCCCGCCATGCAGGAGACTTCGCCGGTAATTTTGTTTACCAATACGCCCGTCAGTTGACCCGAATAGGCTTTAAGGTGAACGTCATCGCTCCGCAGGACTCCCAGGGGGCGCCTCCTGATGAATGGTGCGAGGTGGAAGTGGACCGTTTCCAATATTCCTTTCCGCAAAGTTTTCAGACCCTGGCCTATGGCGCGGGAATGGTCAGCCGGATCAAACAGAACCCTTTCCGAACACTCTTGATTCCCTTTTTCTTAGTCTTTTTCTTTTTATCTGTGCTGAGGGCCAGCCGAAACTCCGATTTACTACAAGCCTATTGGCTGCCGGCAGGGATCGTTGCCTTGGCGGTCAAATGTTTCAAAAAAATGCCTGTGGCCCTCACCCTGTGGGGTTCGGATTTCCTGTTGCTGCGGATTCCCGGACTGGCTTTTTTGTTGAAAGTTTTGATCCGCAGCGCCGATGCCGTCATTTGCGAAAGCGATCACTTTAAAAACCTTTTGCTAAAGCTCGGCATTCCCGATCATATAATTTCCGTCCTTCCCAACGGCATCGACCTGGAAAACTTCCAGCCCGGTGATGGAAATTCCGCGCGGCGGCAACTGGATCTTCCGGAAAATAAAACCATCATCCTGAACATTGGCGGCATGTCTCCGGTTAAAGGACAGAGATACCTGATCGAAGCCATTCCCGAAATTATTAAAAGGGAAGCCAATATCCAGTTCATCTTTGTGGGAGACGGGGAAACACGCCATGAACTGGAAACCTTGGTGAACGCCAAGACTTTGTCCCCCTACGTTCTGTTCACCGGCATGCTGAAAGCTTCTGAAATTCCCATCTGGCTCCATGCTGCGGATATTTTTGTTTTGCCCAGCCTTTCCGAGGGCAATCCCAACGTCCTGCTGGA
This region includes:
- a CDS encoding glycosyl transferase family 1 produces the protein MDANQNGTLKITLLTTSFPRHAGDFAGNFVYQYARQLTRIGFKVNVIAPQDSQGAPPDEWCEVEVDRFQYSFPQSFQTLAYGAGMVSRIKQNPFRTLLIPFFLVFFFLSVLRASRNSDLLQAYWLPAGIVALAVKCFKKMPVALTLWGSDFLLLRIPGLAFLLKVLIRSADAVICESDHFKNLLLKLGIPDHIISVLPNGIDLENFQPGDGNSARRQLDLPENKTIILNIGGMSPVKGQRYLIEAIPEIIKREANIQFIFVGDGETRHELETLVNAKTLSPYVLFTGMLKASEIPIWLHAADIFVLPSLSEGNPNVLLEAMACGIPVVATTVGGIPEMIRDGQEGFLVQPKSSEELARQITALIRDKTLREAMGQNGIKTVQAEYATWEMQSAKLKTIYENLTVK